gggtaaatttccattatttatttgtattattattacttatactgTCATTAATGTACCGTATTcggcatccagttattataaacacaatctcacacaatctgatacttactgcagttcctgtattttacagtccgggttcctcagaggggctgacagtagtttcactcctgaatctcccagtttattgctccccagtctaaacacaaacagacagagagtgagagacaaactgaatccaatccccgatctgatacaatttctctctgatgttggaggaaacactgaaaaatcttcaggaaattaataaccagatttccctgtcactgacaatgaatctctcTCTGACCAATGCCCCATAGACTCAGGGACAatcagtaaatgtatttatcaaataaagtgctgtctgtgcGAAGCCTTTAAATTTCCCTCAGTCCGGTCTtattccctgatgatcagaattaccctcctggagaTCAGTGACCTCTCCCGTCATGTTTGCGGAAACTTGTCTCATTTGTGCTGCTTCTTCAATCCCAGATTTTATGTGAATGGGGCGATTTTCcctgaattaaatgataaagcggtgatttcctgtactttatgcagtgctttattaatctgtataatatctcagggtgagttatattgtgaaacggcTGCTGTGAAATCCGTCCCACATGATTTTATGTGATAAGGAGAGTTTATTCTGTCCTGTTACAAGTTTCAAATGTCCCTGTACTCCTAGTCTATAGGGAGGGGAATCTCTCActttattcccattaaactggCACTACATTTATTTCAGGTGCAACGGGCTCGACAGTTTATGGGGAATTTTCTAAAGTTCCCACCCCGAGCGGGGCCTCACACAACGGGCAGATTATCGGAAATTCCCGGGTTCACTGTCCCTGGTTAACCCAGGACCCTcccgctgtgtgtgaggccccactgctggacggtgtgtgtctgtacccctggGCTGAAACCCCACATCCAGTTAGATTGGAATGTTTTTACAGGCAGATTTCAGCTCTCAAatcccactgaagtgtcggcctggattaatgagcgaggggcctgaatccacgaccttctcactcagaggcacgagtgctgccagctgggtgaagagatggtggatgtattggagagtgtgaagggctgtgtcattgagGAGTTAAGATAACGGATCGACGTCCTGTGGGAaaagctcagctcgcccactgaCGGTTaactgcccgaaagctgtgttttgttctttgttactgaatgtttggtgtttctgcttccctctccgacACACGTTGACAGTCCAGTGACTGTCACTTGCCCCCACACCTCGTTAAGAGGGTGTGATGCTCTAACACACGGACTGCTGCAGTTCGTGTCGGTCTACGTGTAAGTAATAGTGAGCAGGAGCTTCTGCAATGGACGTATCTTAggaagtgagaaaaacagcaataaatgtcatttagaatatttaaatcatcagactctttcagtgacctgtatttactgatccgataaagactgtaaaatcccgacttgttcacaaggatccattttagattTTCCAGACCTGagggaattactaaccgatcctcttatcatttgccatatttgtgttgaatctgcttctctctggtttaactgaactgtttgtttcccttcattacggagcaacaaCACAATCCGTGACTGTTCGACAATTGGTCgaacagttagagacaaataaacagttacctcaacacctggcatttgtgcagtgcgggtcccagccgctggagttcttcacactgaatggagcagttctctagattgaggtgttttattgaatcacagagtccaatgacatgagacagcaccgcacagtcaatcggggtcagtcgtAATCTACTAAATGTAAGTATTTCaacagatcccactgtgacccgagccagtgttttattctgagactcaaacaggtagtggaatgtgttcaggaggttccttttaccagtttcactcgctatgtttccaatctctacgacaaccttctccttcacccagtcaatcactccacagattgtttgatgaagaaatggacccagaaactcctccaggggccgagctgactgtgaggaggagagaccaacaacaaaacggagaaatatctcaaatcgcccatcttccttgctgtgggcttcactgaggagtttcccgATGTCCccaggatctggagtcaggaattgtgcgagtgcggctacaaactcttggatggtgaggtgcgggaatgtgtaaaccacactctgggcagaatcatctctctccaaaagttccatcatgaacccagacaggaactgggaaggttgcagattgtacttgatcaaatctccatttctaaacacaatcttcttctcggacactcctgtgaaggccatctcaccgaccttcagtaacacatcacggggggattcaatctctctgccatggtttttcagaatgttataaatatagtaggaatatagttgggtgatggtcttgggaactcgctgctgtttcctgcctctttgtttgaagaagggacccagtgacagaccgaggatccagcagtaggaagggttgtaacacatggtgtacaggatctcgttctcctccacatgtttgaatacagctgctgccaccacctgatcttcaaaaaacttgttgaaatattccttccgttcctcGCCAACAagtcccaggatttcagccctgacactgatctcagccttttccaataaatgtaatgcagtggggcggcttgtcacgagcactgaacatcctgggagcagcttgtgctgtattaaactgtacacaatgtcagacgcTTTACAAcggtcttcaggatctgtgcacatgcactgaggttctgtatttctctGAATTTTAGtaaaatcgatactgtccttgaattcatctaaaccatcgaatataaacagtaatccctctgggttcttccagagctctcccagaatattcccaaagtaaggatacagatccagtatcagattcctcaggtttattctacagttaatagcGTTTAACTcacggaatttaaaactgaaaacaaattgaaagtgtgggtatattttcccagtggcccagtcataaacaatcttttgtaccattgttgtttttccaatccctgcgactccgctcactgctgctgaactcccagatttggattttctccgcgaaaaactgctctgaaacaattgatcagttcggattttttcgagttctctccggagatgtttctttctccactcttcatggtctcggcctcttgccaccagttcatgttctacaagtgtccgatctcgaacagtagaaatgaccgttagctcagtgtatagagtgaccagctggaaaatcttaaccttctccgttattaggatcgtgttcactctcagtgtttcagtttggacccggagtgtctccttgtgtttctgttgaacatcttcaattcgaacagacagaaagtggttctcaatgATAGTTGTATTgacataaaaacaaattctcaatatcactttactaTTCATTAAAATGTTGCGAGATTGAATTCACAGCTTCAATAGAGCTGCGAGCAGGGAATTAAACTCAGTTACtgaaaacctcgcttgaaagtgaaCAAGGGCTGATAAAAGTTTtaaatcctcacttgattctaatatttactgaacatggagaAGTCTGTGAACgtgatattttccctctgatgGTTAATCCTGTCAGCCCCGCCCTGTACCATGGACATATCATTACTAATCCAAACGTGGTTCTGGTTATCCGAAACTTGAGGTTCTAGTGGAATAATTTATGAAACCGTCAGTGGTGCTGACCCTCTGCGGAAATGGGAAATAGGTTATTGtttgcactgggagagggacagactgtgaattgacagaagttccactgataTTGTATCAGGgttcgggcaggttatctgggatattgtgggcactgggagagggacagactgtgaatgaacagaagttccactgttattgtgtcagacctcgggcaggttatctgggatattgtgggcactgggagagggacagactgtgaatgaa
This Heptranchias perlo isolate sHepPer1 unplaced genomic scaffold, sHepPer1.hap1 HAP1_SCAFFOLD_55, whole genome shotgun sequence DNA region includes the following protein-coding sequences:
- the LOC137315441 gene encoding NACHT, LRR and PYD domains-containing protein 3-like, which translates into the protein MAEGPNRGENPTSSTRMRIDTDPSTAITEFLTNCDDYQLFQLTKFYRDRLEQAIEEGVDGVSSLLTYERHFSGQEHRKVVDLVEKGNRADSSKLLLNLVMEKGSRARRVMWESFVKMHHVVPKLDKILQEIQELGPDPFDYMNIGRGLSEIPSHLKDVQQKHKETLRVQTETLRVNTILITEKVKIFQLVTLYTELTVISTVRDRTLVEHELVARGRDHEEWRKKHLRRELEKIRTDQLFQSSFSRRKSKSGSSAAVSGVAGIGKTTMVQKIVYDWATGKIYPHFQFVFSFKFRELNAINCRINLRNLILDLYPYFGNILGELWKNPEGLLFIFDGLDEFKDSIDFTKIQRNTEPQCMCTDPEDRCKASDIVYSLIQHKLLPGCSVLVTSRPTALHLLEKAEISVRAEILGLVGEERKEYFNKFFEDQVVAAAVFKHVEENEILYTMCYNPSYCWILGLSLGPFFKQRGRKQQRVPKTITQLYSYYIYNILKNHGREIESPRDVLLKVGEMAFTGVSEKKIVFRNGDLIKYNLQPSQFLSGFMMELLERDDSAQSVVYTFPHLTIQEFVAALAQFLTPDPGDIGKLLSEAHSKEDGRFEIFLRFVVGLSSSQSARPLEEFLGPFLHQTICGVIDWVKEKVVVEIGNIASETGKRNLLNTFHYLFESQNKTLARVTVGSVEILTFSRLRLTPIDCAVLSHVIGLCDSIKHLNLENCSIQCEELQRLGPALHKCQVLRLGSNKLGDSGVKLLSAPLRNPDCKIQELQLRYNDLTGSCSEDLSSALSINRSLTVLDLSNNKLGDSGVKLLSAALRNPDCKIQKLRLDDVGLTDSCTEDLASALSTNRSLTDLNLGSNSFTDRSVPALRSLILTRRSLEWIGLWGNQFSPNGKRHLESLRESRHRLSVVV